One part of the Rutidosis leptorrhynchoides isolate AG116_Rl617_1_P2 chromosome 1, CSIRO_AGI_Rlap_v1, whole genome shotgun sequence genome encodes these proteins:
- the LOC139899845 gene encoding uncharacterized protein, whose amino-acid sequence MKIISLNVRGLGKLEKEKFNWVKSLIRFHNPDIFAIQESKRKRVTDFMIELLWGNKDFEYIFKPSVGQSGGLILIWDPSRFCVSGAVEKDFFLGIRGRWVGKTGVSVILNVYGPHNDHLKHNFWESLENIMQVDIDDWVICGDFNEVRRRSERQNCEFIESRAKMFNDFINKANLIEIPLGGIKFTRISDDGLKYSKLDRFLVSETCYASWEGISDCTLDRDYSNHCPIVMKDSNNDFGPKPTRVFNNWFEDGKSIDLIKDTWNVTIRTPRVDCIFRDKLKNVKTVLKEKCNPKYNALNAEIDLLHKEISDWENIIGTRDLTNAEITSWLDSKKSGSKKIRRKPIF is encoded by the coding sequence ATGAAGATAATTTCGTTAAATGTACGTGGGCTCGGGAAATTAGAAAAAGAAAAATTTAATTGGGTTAAAAGTCTAATTCGTTTTCATAATCCGGACATTTTTGCTATTCAAGAATCCAAAAGGAAACGTGTCACCGATTTTATGATTGAGTTGCTATGGGGTAATAAAGATTTTGAATACATCTTTAAACCTTCGGTGGGACAATCGGGTGGGTTAATTTTAATTTGGGATCCTTCTAGATTTTGTGTCTCTGGGGCAGTTGAAAAAGACTTCTTTTTGGGTATACGTGGGCGTTGGGTGGGCAAAACGGGAGTTTCTGTTATTCTAAACGTATATGGACCGCATAATGACCATTTGAAACATAATTTTTGGGAAAGTCTTGAAAATATTATGCAGGTGGATATTGATGATTGGGTTATTTGTGGTGATTTTAACGAAGTAAGGCGTAGATCAGAACGGCAAAATTGTGAATTCATTGAAAGTAGAGCTAAGATGTTCAACGATTTCATTAATAAGGCAAACCTCATTGAAATTCCATTAGGCGGGATAAAGTTTACTAGAATCAGCGATGACGGTTTGAAATACAGTAAACTTGATAGGTTCTTGGTCTCAGAAACATGTTATGCATCTTGGGAAGGTATATCCGATTGTACTCTAGATAGAGACTactcaaaccattgccctattgttATGAAAGATTCGAATAATGATTTTGGGCCGAAACCGACTAGAGTATTTAATAATTGGTTTGAGGACGGAAAAAGTATTGATTTGATAAAAGATACGTGGAATGTCACCATTCGTACTCCTAGGGTTGATTGTATATTTCGTGACAAGCTAAAGAATGTCAAAACAGTGCTGAAAGAAAAGTGTAATCCCAAATACAACGCTCTAAATGCCGAAATTGACTTACTCCACAAAGAAATCTCCGATTGGGAAAATATTATTGGTACTCGTGATCTTACGAACGCTGAAATCACCTCTTGGCTAGACTCGAAAAAAAGTGGTTCCAAAAAGATAAGGAGAAAGCCGATATTTTGA